From the genome of Ralstonia pickettii, one region includes:
- a CDS encoding acyl-CoA dehydrogenase family protein, translating to MNFDYTPKVKDMQARLLEFFDQHIYPNELRFHEEIEANRRAGNAWIPTKVIEELKPLARKAGLWNLFLPRSPRAPEGLSNLEYAPLCEIMGRVPWAPEVFNCSAPDTGNMETLERYASEELKDRWLEPLLRGEIRSAFLMTEPAVASSDATNIECRIERQGDEYVINGRKWWSSGAGDPRCAVYIVMGKTNPDAGRHEQQSMIVVPANAPGITVMRPLSVFGYDDAPHGHMEVDLKDVRVPVGNILLGEGRGFEIAQGRLGPGRIHHCMRSIGVAERALELMCKRLSSRIAFGKAIAQHSVWHERIAEARCMIEQARLLTLKAAYMMDTVGNKVAKAEIAMIKVVAPNIACQIVDWAIQAHGGGGVSGDFPLASAYAHQRTLRLADGPDEVHRAAIAKLELAKHLHLKDVVDMPVTRGA from the coding sequence ATGAATTTCGATTACACGCCCAAGGTCAAGGACATGCAGGCACGCCTGCTTGAATTCTTTGACCAGCACATCTATCCGAACGAGCTCCGCTTCCACGAAGAAATCGAGGCCAACCGCCGTGCCGGCAACGCGTGGATCCCGACCAAGGTGATCGAAGAACTCAAGCCGCTGGCACGCAAGGCCGGGCTGTGGAACCTGTTCCTGCCGCGTTCGCCGCGCGCACCCGAAGGGCTGTCGAACCTCGAATACGCGCCGCTGTGCGAAATCATGGGCCGCGTGCCCTGGGCGCCGGAAGTGTTCAACTGCTCCGCGCCCGACACCGGCAACATGGAAACGCTGGAGCGCTACGCGTCCGAAGAACTGAAAGACCGCTGGCTCGAACCGCTGCTGCGCGGCGAGATCCGCTCGGCCTTCCTGATGACCGAGCCGGCCGTGGCCTCGTCGGACGCCACCAACATCGAATGCCGCATCGAACGCCAAGGCGACGAATACGTCATCAACGGCCGCAAGTGGTGGTCGTCGGGCGCCGGCGACCCGCGCTGCGCCGTCTACATCGTCATGGGCAAGACCAACCCGGATGCGGGCCGCCACGAGCAGCAATCGATGATCGTAGTGCCGGCCAACGCGCCGGGTATCACCGTCATGCGCCCGCTGTCGGTGTTCGGTTACGACGATGCGCCGCACGGCCACATGGAAGTCGACCTGAAAGATGTGCGCGTGCCGGTGGGCAACATCCTCCTGGGTGAAGGCCGCGGTTTCGAGATCGCTCAAGGCCGCCTGGGCCCGGGCCGTATCCACCACTGCATGCGCAGCATCGGCGTGGCCGAGCGCGCGTTGGAGCTGATGTGCAAGCGTCTGTCGTCGCGCATCGCATTCGGCAAGGCCATCGCACAGCACAGCGTCTGGCACGAACGCATTGCCGAAGCGCGCTGCATGATCGAGCAGGCCCGTCTGCTGACGCTCAAGGCCGCGTACATGATGGACACCGTCGGCAACAAGGTCGCCAAGGCCGAAATCGCGATGATCAAGGTCGTGGCCCCGAACATCGCCTGCCAGATCGTCGACTGGGCGATCCAGGCACACGGCGGCGGCGGCGTGTCGGGGGATTTCCCGCTGGCGTCGGCCTATGCGCACCAACGCACGCTGCGCCTGGCCGATGGCCCGGACGAAGTGCACCGCGCGGCCATCGCCAAGCTGGAACTGGCCAAGCATCTGCACCTGAAAGACGTGGTCGACATGCCGGTCACACGCGGCGCCTGA
- a CDS encoding glutathione S-transferase N-terminal domain-containing protein: MIDVYSWATPNGHKVHIMLEECELPYRVHGINIGAGDQFKPDFLKISPNNKIPAIVDQDGPDGKPISLFESGAILLYLAGKTGKFLPDDVRGKYEVLQWLMFQMGGVGPMLGQAHHFRIYAPEKIEYAVNRYTNEAKRLYGVIDKRLGESKFLGGADYSIADMATWPWLRSWKNQGIELSDFPKLQRWFEAIEERPAVQRAVKVLAKERPAVQDDKAKEILFGATQYARR; encoded by the coding sequence ATGATCGACGTCTATAGCTGGGCCACGCCCAACGGGCACAAAGTGCACATCATGCTGGAAGAATGCGAGCTGCCTTACCGCGTTCACGGCATCAACATCGGCGCCGGCGACCAGTTCAAGCCCGACTTCCTCAAGATCAGCCCCAACAACAAGATCCCAGCCATCGTCGATCAGGATGGCCCCGACGGCAAACCGATCTCGCTCTTCGAATCGGGCGCGATCCTGCTGTACCTCGCAGGCAAGACCGGCAAGTTCCTGCCCGACGACGTGCGCGGTAAATACGAAGTGCTGCAGTGGCTGATGTTCCAGATGGGCGGCGTCGGCCCGATGCTCGGCCAGGCGCACCACTTCCGCATCTACGCGCCTGAGAAGATCGAGTACGCAGTCAACCGTTATACGAACGAGGCCAAGCGTCTGTACGGCGTGATCGACAAGCGCCTGGGCGAATCGAAATTCCTCGGTGGTGCGGACTATTCCATCGCCGATATGGCGACGTGGCCCTGGCTGCGCAGCTGGAAGAATCAGGGAATCGAGCTGTCGGATTTCCCGAAGCTGCAGCGCTGGTTCGAAGCCATTGAAGAACGGCCCGCCGTGCAGCGCGCGGTAAAGGTGCTGGCCAAGGAGCGGCCGGCTGTGCAGGACGACAAGGCGAAGGAAATCCTTTTCGGCGCGACGCAGTACGCGCGGCGCTGA